The genome window CGGTTGATCCGGTTTGAGGTACGGATTTGCCACCAGTAGCGATAATGACAGAACGTCCAAGGATCGTTTTGCCGGACATCAATTTAACACCCTGTACTTGCTGACCGTTCTGAATGAGTTCCTTCACCGGTTCTTTGGTACGAATCTCAACGCCGAGGGAGACAATTTTGCCTACCAGCGCATCCACAACTGTTTTTGCTTTATCGGTTACTGGGAACATTCTGCCGTTGTCTTCTTCTTTCAGGGCGATTCCGAGATTCTCGAAGAAACGCATGATTCCCTGGTTGTCCAGATTCTGGAATGAACTATATAAAAAGCGTCCATTACCCGGAATGTGTCGGATGAGTTCATCCGTTTCCTTGGCATTGGTTACATTGCATCGACCTCCGCCAGATATGCCGAGTTTACGACCCAGTTGATCTCCTTTATCCAGCAGAAGCACGGATGCTCCATGCTCGGCAGCTGCAACGCAAGCCATCAGGCCCGCGGATCCGCCACCAATTACAATGACATCATACATATGTTATTACCCTCTTTTTTCATTGATTTTGTCTGTTTTACGTAAACTGTGTCTACTCCTGGCTTTTTCTGAAATATAATGGAGTTGAGGCAGTTCTATTGTGCAGTCTTAAGGGATATATTGTAATATACTGTCGCCTATGTTTTAATCAGAAATACATGAGGGAATGTGCAGGCAGAGGAGGAGATGGCATTGTGGTTGCGTTAAAGGACATGCTTTTACAAGTACTGCTGGCAGGGACGGCGGTATTTCTGATTCCCTTATTCCGTCTGGTACTCTCCAAGCGGGCTATTGCCAAAATGGATCATGCCGGAACCGTTTATACCAGTTTTGCTGTGACAAGTGCCCTGAGCATGCTATTGTGTCTGCTATTTGCACTCTATGCAAGCCCGGTAGCTGTACCCATATCATTAAGTATTGTACCTGTGATACTTGTTATTTTGTATTGTAAGACCGCTATAGGCGTAACGCTGTCCATTCTACATATTCTCTTCTATTTTCTGTTTGCGCATCCCTATGATCTGTACGGATTTCTCCTTCATACGGGCATTCTTCTCTATCCTATTGTATGGTTGTCTGCCAAACGATTCAAGCATAATACACCTTCACGCAAAATGACGATCCTCATTATCCTAATTACAATGGAACTGGTTGTAACGAGTCTGTTATGGATCGCATCCCTCCAGAATGAATCCACGTACTCTGCAACCTACCTGATACTTACAGCTCTTGGATATACCGCAGGAGCCATTGTTGCAGGCATTCTGAGTCTGCTATGGCTGGAACGGATGAAGCACTATCGCGGACTGGAGCAGCATCTCTCGGAAGTACACAACCGATACATAGACGAATCGGAGAAACTTCATCAGATTCTGAACGCAGTGCCGCTCTCCATTGCCACCGTAGATAAACAAGGCACAGTGATGTTTGTCAATGAGATGATGAAGCAAATGGCAAGAGAACAGCTTCCCTGTACCTCCACCCCTGATCTCATTGGACAGCCTGCCACTCAATTTGTTGAACAAGGTCAGGCGGACAAGATGGATAAAAGCATTCGCAGAGCCGTCGTTCATGGTGAGATTAGTGGATTGACCGTTCGTTACGGTGCAAACGTCTTGCAATCCCGAACCGTTCCGATCTATGCCTTTTCAACAGAGTCTGCGAGAGAAGTAACAGGAGCCATGCTGATCATTCAGGATATCACGGAGCTTGAGATGCTGCGAAGTGAACTCGATAATGTGGA of Paenibacillus sp. FSL R5-0517 contains these proteins:
- a CDS encoding ATP-binding protein; this encodes MVALKDMLLQVLLAGTAVFLIPLFRLVLSKRAIAKMDHAGTVYTSFAVTSALSMLLCLLFALYASPVAVPISLSIVPVILVILYCKTAIGVTLSILHILFYFLFAHPYDLYGFLLHTGILLYPIVWLSAKRFKHNTPSRKMTILIILITMELVVTSLLWIASLQNESTYSATYLILTALGYTAGAIVAGILSLLWLERMKHYRGLEQHLSEVHNRYIDESEKLHQILNAVPLSIATVDKQGTVMFVNEMMKQMAREQLPCTSTPDLIGQPATQFVEQGQADKMDKSIRRAVVHGEISGLTVRYGANVLQSRTVPIYAFSTESAREVTGAMLIIQDITELEMLRSELDNVDRLSLVGQMAASITHEVRNPMAVVRGFLQLMQEKSPDSLDHYYRIVLEELDRANSIINDFLSLAQNRIAEKEESQLHDIIHELSPLLWADANLRGQSIELMLAHNVPKLHLNSKEIKQVVLNLARNGMEAMNEKGVLTLETRIVDDKVELCVRDTGPGIPRVKKEKLFEPFYTTKAKGTGLGLSMCLSIVERHNGTITVESEEGQGTTFKVAFER